The following is a genomic window from Candidatus Binatia bacterium.
CTTCGGCATCGACCCCTTCGCCGAGGCTTTCACGCGCTGTGCCCGTTGTAACGAGTCCCTCGTCGCCGTCCAAAAGGAAGAGATCGCTGATCGTGTGCCACCGTACGTCTTTAGCACCCAGACGCACTTCGTGCGCTGTCCCCGCTGCCACCGGATCTACTGGCCCGCAACGCACCACGAACATGCACGCAAGGAGTTGCAGGCACTTGGGATGGGCTCCGGAGTTTGACAGCCGCCCTCTTGTGGGGAGTGGCATCTGGCTTGCGTAATGGTGCACGAAATGCCGTGGAACACGTAACCTCTTGGGCCTATTAGTCTGGCAGCCGCGCAAGACCTTGCGGTTTTGCAACGACTGACAACGGATCGTTACCGGCGGCCGCTTCGATTCACCTCCGGCATAGCGCTTGCTACGTTCCCCTACATGTTGAATGAGGCTTCCCACATACCGTGGGGGATCGGCGGTCAAAGTATATGGCACCCAGGCACGCGTTAGCAGCAGCTCAGATCTTCGCCGAAGATGACGATCTCCATCTGTCGCGACTGCAGCCGGTCACCGGAGGTGAATCGCGAGCCGGCCAGTTGACCGGCACGAAGGCCCTCATGCTGGCCGTGTTGGAAGATGGTATCCGTAGCTTCCTTAGCCACTCGCGGCTTCTCGCCAACGAAGCCGAGTTTTGGATCTATTCACATCTCCGCCACTCACCGTTCTCATTCACCGTGGTTTGCGAAATGCTCGGCTTGGACCCTGGAGCCGTCCGCAAAACGCTGCGGCAGATGAAGAGTGAGAACGTTTCAGCGCGGAAGGCGATTCCCCGAGCCCGTCACAACGTGCGCATTCCGGGCCGGGTGTACGCTCGAAAAGCCTCTTGAGCCAGGCCACAATTCGCTCAGACCACGGGCCCTGAACTCAGGCAATGATGGCGGAGAGGGAGGGATTCGAACCCCCGGACCCGCAAGGGGTCACACGATTTCGAGTCGTGCCGTTTCAACCGGGCTCACGCACCTCTCCGCACGCGAAAAAAGTTCTGCAACAACGCTCTTGCCTCCGCAGCACAGACGCCACTGGCGATTATGAAGTGGTGATTAGTTTGCCGCAGACTCAAGTCATACACCGAACCCAACGCCCCAGCCTTCGGGTCGGCACATCCGAACACGAGCCGATCCACTCGCGCCTGAGTGAGTGCACCAACGCACATCGCACACGGTTCGGCCGTCACATACAGCGTCGTGCCCGGAAGCCGATAGTTCGCTTCGTCACGCGCCGCCGCGCGCAATGCCAGCACCTCGGCATGCGCTGTCGGGTCGCTGAGTGCGATCGGCGCGTTGTGGCCCACGCCGAGAATCCTGTCACCTC
Proteins encoded in this region:
- a CDS encoding Mut7-C RNAse domain-containing protein, coding for FGIDPFAEAFTRCARCNESLVAVQKEEIADRVPPYVFSTQTHFVRCPRCHRIYWPATHHEHARKELQALGMGSGV
- the tadA gene encoding tRNA adenosine(34) deaminase TadA, encoding MLNGDPQAEADHAFMHQALAAARQAAAAGEVPVGAVLVRGDRILGVGHNAPIALSDPTAHAEVLALRAAARDEANYRLPGTTLYVTAEPCAMCVGALTQARVDRLVFGCADPKAGALGSVYDLSLRQTNHHFIIASGVCAAEARALLQNFFRVRRGA